The Mycolicibacterium brumae DNA window GGCGACGAGAACGTCCGGAAGCAGTCCTACTACCAGCGGCTGAACACCATGCAGGAGTTGCTCGACCAGTACCTGTCCGGCAAGGACCGGGTCGACAAATCCGATCTGGCCAACGCCCAGGAGCTGCTGTCACGGTGGCGCGCCGCCGACGAACGCATCGACGCCTACATCTCCGTCGGCAACTACGAGGCCGCCACCCAGGTCGCGCTCGGCGCCGGCGAGGACGACGCCACCCCGGCCTTCGACAGCCTGGAAGCGTCGCTGGCCGACGGGCTCAAGACCAGCCGCGACCAACTGCGCAGCGACATCGCCTCGGCCCGCCGGGTGCTGTCCGGGACGACGGTCGGCGGTGTGGTGCTGGCGCTGAGCGCGGCGCTGGCGGTGGCGTTGGGCCTGTGGCCCCGGCTGAGCGAGTACCGATGAGGCGGGTGGCGATTCTGGCGTTGGCGTTGCTGCTGGCGCTCACCGGATGCGGCGACGCCGGCCTCCCGGCGACGGCGACGTCGCTGACCCTGGCCCCGCCCAGTCCCGCGGGGATGGCCGAACTGCCCCCCGAGCGCGCGCCCGCTCCCGCGCCCGATCAGGACTGCGACCTGACCGCCAGCCTGCGGCCGTTCGGCAACCGGGCCGAGGCCGACGAGGCCGTCGCCGACATCCGCAAACGCGGCCGGCTGCTGGTCGGCCTGGATGTGGGCAGCAACCTGTTTAGTTTCCGCGACCCGGTGACCGGGCGGATCACCGGCTTCGACGTCGACCTGGCCGCCGAGGTGGCCCGCGACATCTTCAACAACCCCAACCAGGTCGAATACCGCATCCTGTCCTCGGCCGACCGGATCGCGGCGCTGCAGAGCCGGGACGTCGACATTGTCGTCAAGACCATGACCATCACCTGCGCCCGACGCAAGATGGTCAACTTCTCCTCGGTGTATCTGTATGCCTACCAACGGATCCTGGCCCCGCGGGACTCGCCGATCCGGCAGAGCTCGGATCTGTCGGGCCGACGGGTGTGCGTGGTTCGCGGCACCACCAGCCTGGACCGGGTGCGCGAGATCAGCCCGGCGCCGGTGGTCGTCACGGTGTCGACCTGGGCGGACTGCCTGGTCGCGCTGCAGCAACGCCAGGCCGACGCGGTGTCCACCGACGACACCATCCTGGCCGGGCTGATGTCCCAGGACCCGTACCTGCAGATCGTCGGCCCCAGCATGAACCAGGAGCCCTACGGCATCGGGATCAATCTGACCAACACCGGTCTGGTGCGCTTCGTCAACGGCACCCTGCAGCGGATCCGGGCCGACGGCACCTGGACGGCGCTGTGGCGCAAATGGCTGACGGTGCTCGGCCCGACGCCGGCCCCACCGGTCCCGAGGTACCTGGACTGACATGACATTTCACGATGACGGTGCGGAGCCGGACCCCGACGAGGGTCCGGGCACCCAACGCGCCGACGTGTTCGCCGACGACGACGAACCCGGTCCCGGCACCCAGCGCGTGGATGTCTTCGCCGACGTCGCCGACGACGACGAGCCCGGTCCCGGCACTCAGCGCGCCGACGTGTTCGCCGACGACGAGGACGAGCCGGGACATCCCGGCACTCAGCGCGTGGACGTGTTCGCCGACGACGAGGACGAGCCCGCGCCGGTCAGCGTCGCGACCGGGGCCGCGCCGCCGGACTCGCTGACCACCGCTCGGCCGATGGCCACCCAGGCGGTGTTCCGGCCGGACTTCGACGACGACGAGGACGAAGAAGACGACGAGGACAGCGTTCCGTCCGCCGAACGCGGGTCGGTCCCCACCCGGGCGGTGGCGCCGGTGCGCAGGCTTGGTGGCGGGCTCGTCGAAGTGCCACCGGTGCCCGAAACCGATCCGCTCAACGCGTTGATGGTCGATCCCGTTGTCGCCGAATCGAAACGGTTCTGCTGGAACTGCGGGAAGCCGGTCGGCAGGTCGTCGTCGGCGGGCGCGGCGCTGGCCGAAGGATGGTGCCCGAACTGCGGCAGCCAGTATTCCTTCCTGCCGCAGCTTCGCCCGGGCGACATGGTCGCCGACCAGTACGAGATCAAGGGCTGCATCGCGCACGGCGGGCTGGGCTGGATCTACCTGGCCGTCGACCACAACGTCAATGAGCGACCCGTCGTGCTCAAAGGCCTGGTGCATGCCGGGGACGCCGAAGCCCAAGCCATCGCGATGGCCGAACGCCGGTTCCTGGCCGAGGTGGCGCACCCGTCGATCGTCAAGATCTACAACTTCGTCGAGCACCCGGACAAGCACGGTGAGCCGGTCGGCTACATCGTGATGGAGTATGTCGGCGGCACATCGCTGAAACAACGTGGGGTGCAACGACTTCCGGTCATCCAGGCGATCGCCTACATGCTGGAGATCCTGCCCGCGCTGGGGTATCTGCACTCAATCGGGTTGTGCTACAACGATCTCAAGCCGGACAACATCATGCTCACCGGCGACGAGCTGAAACTGATCGACCTCGGCGCCGTGTCGCGGATCAACTCCTTCGGCTTCCTGTACGGGACCCCGGGCTACCAGGCCCCGGAGATCGTGCGGACCGGTCCGACGGTCGCCACCGACATCTACACGGTGGGGCGGACCCTGGCCGCGATGACCATGAAGCTGCCCACCCGCAAGGGCCGCTACCGCGACGGCCTGCCCGAGGACGACCCGGTGCTGCAGCGCTACGACAGTTTCGCCCGGGTGCTGCGCCGCGCCACCGACCCCAATCCGCGGCGGCGGTTCGCCACCGCGGAGAAGATGTCCGCCCAGCTGCTCGGTGTGCTGCGCGAGGTCATCTCGCTGGACACCGGGCTGCCCCGGCCGGGCCTGTCGACGGTGTTCAGCCCGTCGCGCTCGACGTTCGGGGTGGAGCTTCTCGTCGCGCACACCGATGTCTACCTCGACGGCCGCCCCCACTCGGAGAAGCTGACCGCCGCCGAGATCGTCACCGCGCTGCAGGTCCCGCGGGTCAACCCGAACGACGTCGGCGCGAAGGTGCTGGCGGCCACTGTGCTGTCCTCCCCGGTGCAGACGCTGGACTCGCTGCGCGCGATCCGGCACGGCTCGCTGGATTCCGAGGGCGTGGACCTCACCGACTCGATCGAGTTGCCGCTCATGGAGATCCGCGCGCTGCTGGATCTGGGCGATGTCGCCAAGGCCACCCGCAAGCTCGACGAGCTCTACAGGCGGGTCGGCCGGTCCTGGCGGCTGACCTGGTACC harbors:
- a CDS encoding glutamate ABC transporter substrate-binding protein, with protein sequence MRRVAILALALLLALTGCGDAGLPATATSLTLAPPSPAGMAELPPERAPAPAPDQDCDLTASLRPFGNRAEADEAVADIRKRGRLLVGLDVGSNLFSFRDPVTGRITGFDVDLAAEVARDIFNNPNQVEYRILSSADRIAALQSRDVDIVVKTMTITCARRKMVNFSSVYLYAYQRILAPRDSPIRQSSDLSGRRVCVVRGTTSLDRVREISPAPVVVTVSTWADCLVALQQRQADAVSTDDTILAGLMSQDPYLQIVGPSMNQEPYGIGINLTNTGLVRFVNGTLQRIRADGTWTALWRKWLTVLGPTPAPPVPRYLD